GGCGCGTCGAGCGGCTGAGCCGTACGGCGGCCCGCCGCGACCCGCTCCCGCCGGGTACGGGTCACAGGGGATGCCGCATCCAGACGTTCGGCTCGACGTACACCGCGTACCCGCGCTCCGGTTCACAGCGCACCGGCACCAGGGCGCCGGGGACCTCCACGTCCCCGGCGGTGTCGAAGGGCAGTCCCGTCCAGCTCCGCCACTGCTCCAGCGAACCGGAGACGGTCATGGAGGCCGGGGCCACGGAGTCGAGGGTGGCGCCGGCCCGGGCGTGGACGCGCAGCCAGGGGTCGTGGGGCAGGCCGTCGGGACGCAGGCGGCGGGCGTACTCCTCGATGGGGGCGTGCGGTTCGAGGTGCTTGGCGCTGGGGCGGACGGGCGCGACGACCTCGCGGAAGCCGCGGGCGCGGGCGTTGTCCCGCAGGGCGGCGAGCATCCGGCCGGACAGACCGAGCCCTTGCGCGTGCGGGGCGACGGTGACGGAGATGGCGCTGACGGTGTCGGTGGGGTCGCCGCGGCGCAGGTCGCCGAAGGCCCAGACGAGCACCTCGCCCCAGCCCCGGGCGGGCAGGGTGCCGCGCCCTTCGCGGTGCAGCGCGAACGGCACGCTGTGGCCGTGGGCGACGACCTCGCCGTGCTCGTCCTCGGCGAACTGCACGTACTCGGGCAGCTCGACGGCGATGCGCGGGTAGTGGGCGTTGCCCGAGAGGTCCTCCACGGCGAAGGCGGGCCAGCTGTCGGGCATTTCGCGGACCCGGTCCAGCATCTCCGGGCGCTCGGCGAGGCTCGATATCTTCAGCTCCATGCGGTCACCGTAGACAGGACGGCGGACGGCCCGGTAACGGATTTCGGGACGGCCGACGCCCGGAATCGTCGCTCACCGGCCCACCCGGTCCCGTGTCAGCCGCCGCACTGCCGCAGCATCGCCTGCCGGTCCGGTGCGGTCACCGGGAGTGCGTACTTGGCGGCGACCTGGGCGAAGCGGACCGCGTACGCGCACCGGACCGACTTGTTCGGCGGCAGCCAGGACGCCGGACCGGAGTCCCGCTTGGCGGAGTTGGCGCGGCCCTCGACGGGGAGGAGGTTGAGCGGGTCGTTGGCCAGTTGTTCGCGCTTGCTCTCCGCCCACCGCGAGGAACCCATCTGCCAGCTGTAGGACAGGGGCACGACGTGGTCGATCTGGACCTCGCTCGCCTCCTGCTTGCGCCACTCGATGGTGGTGCGGGTGTACGGGTCGTCCAGCGTCATGGCGACGACCACGCAGTCGGAGCCGGAGCGGAAGCGCAGGTCCTCGCCGTCGCGCCGCAGAAGGTCGTTGCGGGTGTCGCAGCCGTTCCTGGCCAGGGGCACCCCGTCCGCCGAGTCCATCCACGCGTAGCCGAACTCGTCACGGTCGTACCCCGTCCTGGGACCGCGCCCCTTGGTCCGCAGGCCGTCGATGAGGTCCCGGGCCGCCGCCTCCTGGGCGTCGCCCGTGACCGGGGCGAGGCCGGGGCCGGTTCCGTCCGGGTTGCGCAGGGGGCTGACGGCCTGCCCCGCGGCCGGTGCCTCGGCACCGCCGCCGGGTGGCGAGGACCCCTCACCGTCGAGGCCCTCGCAACCGGTGACCAGGGTCAGGGCGAGGACCGCGGCCGCGGCCCGTCCGGTACGGATCCTGCTGTGCCGCGTCATGCGTGCCCTCCCCTTGCCGTGCGCCGTACCACCGTAGCGAGGGAGAGGTCCAGACCATAGGGGGCCTTAGCGGTCCATAGTGGGCATATGAGACATATCTGCCGTACGGTCGACTGTGAGTCACGTCCCGGAAGGAGCTCTGCATGGGCATCCTCGACAAGATGAAGAGCATGGCCGGCAAGGACAAGGACAGGTCCAGGAAGATGTCCGACGCCGCCGAGCAACAGGTCAACCAGAGGACCGGTGGCAAGCACGCGAAGAAGGTCGACTCCGCGCAGCAGCAGGCCGAGGGCAAGCTCGGCTTCGGGCGCGAGCGGGGCGGCCCCGATCAGCGGTAGAGCACTCCCGCGCCGCGAACACACCGAAGCCGTCCACGGGCCTGTCCCCGTGGACGGCTTCGAGCGCGCGGGAACGGCTTCGAGCGCGCGGACGCCTCCGCGCACGTGAACGGCTCCACGCGCGGACGGCCGCCCCGCCCGCGGACGGGTGCCCGGCGGACGGACGGCTCATCCGCCCGCGGACGGTGCCCGGCGGACGGACGGCTCGTCCGGCGGCGGACGGTGTCCGGCGGGCGGGTGGTGTTCCGGCGGGTGGGCGGGCTCCGGCGGGTGACTACGACCCGAGGATCGAGGTCAGGAACTCCCCCACCCAGCCCAGCAGCTCACGCCCGACCAGCGGCTTGCCGCCCACCTTCGCGGTCTTCGGGCGCGGTACGAGGACCTGGTGGGCGCCCGCCTTGATGACACTCCCGGGGTAGAGCCGCTTGAGCCTCAGCTCCTGCGACTCGCGCAGCTCCACCGGCGCGAACCGGATGTTGTTGCCCTGGAGCACGATCTCACCGACGGCGCACGCCCGCGCGAGCATGCGCAGCCCCGCCACCAGGAGCAGGTTCTCCACCGGCTCCGGCAGCTTGCCGTAGCGGTCGACGAGTTCCTCGCGTACGGCCTTGACGTCCTCCTCGCTGTTGGCGGAGGCGATGGACCGGTACGCCTGGAGCCGCAGCCGCTCGCCGGGGGCGTAGTCGTGCGGGACGTGGGCGTCGACGGGCAGCTCGATCTTGACCTCGAGCGGCGGCTCCTCCTCGACCCCGCCCTCCAGGGAGGCGCGGTAGTCGGCGACGGCCTCGCCGACCATCCGCACGTACAGGTCGAAGCCGACGCCCGCGATGTGTCCGGACTGCTCGCCGCCGAGCAGGTTGCCGGCGCCTCGGATCTCCAGGTCCTTCATCGCCACGTACATGCCCGCGCCCATCTCGGTGTGCTGGGCGATGGTGGCGAGCCGCTCGTGCGCCGTCTCGGTCAGCGGCTTCTCCGGCGGGTAGAGGAAGTAGGCGTAGCCCCGCTCGCGTCCTCGGCCGACCCGGCCGCGCAGCTGGTGGAGCTGGCTGAGACCGAAGTTGTCGCCGCGCTCGACGATGAGGGTGTTGGCGTTGGAGATGTCGATGCCGGACTCGACGATGGTCGTGGAGACCAGCACGTCGAACTTCTTCTCCCAGAAGTCGACGACGACCTGCTCCAGCGCCTGCTCGGACATCTGGCCGTGGGCGGTGGCGATGCGTGCCTCGGGCACGATCTCGCGCAGCTTGGCCGCCGCGCGGTCGATGGACTCGACGCGGTTGTGGATGTAGAAGACCTGCCCCTCGCGCAGCAGCTCGCGGCGGATGGCGGCGCCGATCTGCCGGTGCTCGTAGGGACCGACGAAGGTCAGCACCGGGTGGCGCTCCTCCGGCGGGGTGGTGATCGTCGACATCTCGCGGATACCGGTGACCGCCATCTCCAGGGTGCGCGGGATGGGGGTGGCGGACATGGTGAGCACGTCGACGTTGGCGCGGAGCTTCTTCAGCTGCTCCTTGTGCTCGACGCCGAAGCGCTGCTCCTCGTCGACGATGACCAGGCCCAGGTCCTTGAACTTCGTCTCCGAGGAGAAGAGCCGGTGGGTGCCGATGACGAGGTCCACCGAGCCCTCGCGGAGCCCCTCCAGCGTCGCCTTCGCCTCGGTGTCGCTCTGGAAGCGGGACAGCGCCTTCACGTTCACCGGGAACTGCGCGTACCGCTCGCTGAACGTCCCGAAGTGCTGCTGCACCAGCAGGGTGGTGGGGACGAGCACGGCCACCTGCTTGCCGTCCTGGACGGCCTTGAAGGCGGCGCGGACCGCGATCTCGGTCTTGCCGTAGCCGACGTCGCCGCAGATCAGGCGGTCCATGGGGACGGTCTTCTCCATGTCCTCCTTGACCTCGGCGATGGTGGTGAGCTGGTCCGGGGTCTCCGCGTACGGGAAGGCGTCCTCCAGCTCGCGCTGCCAGGGGGTGTCCGCGCCGAAGGCGTGCCCCGGTGCCGCCATGCGGGCGCTGTAGAGCTTGATCAGGTCGGCGGCGATCTCCTTGACCGCCTTCTTCGCGCGGGCCTTGGTCTTGGTCCAGTCGGCGCCGCCCAGACGGTGCAGGGTGGGCGCCTCGCCGCCGACGTACTTGGTGATCTGCTCCAGCTGGTCGGTGGGGATGTACAGCCGGTCGCCGGGCTGGCCGCGCTTGGCGGGGGCGTACTCCACCACCAGGTACTCGCGGGTGGCGCCCTGCACGGTGCGCTGCACCATCTCGATGTAGCGGCCCACGCCGTGCTGCTCGTGGACGATGTGGTCGCCCGTCTCCAGGGTGAGCGGGTCGATGGTCTTGCGCCGCCGGGCCGGCATCCGGGCGCCCTCGCGGCCCGCGGCCTTCTGGCCGGTCAGGTCGGTCTCGGTGAGCACGGCGAGCTTGAGCGCGCGGTCGACGAAGCCGTGGTCGACCGAGCCGCAGGAGACGTGCACGACCGAGGGGCTGAGGGTCCCGAGGTCGTTGTCGAGGCGGGCCGCGATGCCCTCGCCGCCGAGGACCTCGACGGTGCGGGCGGCCGGGCCGTGGCCCTCGGTGAGGTAGACCACGCGCCAGCCGTCGGCGACCCAGCCCTTGGTGTCGGCCAGCGCCTTCGCGGTGTCCCCGCGGTAGGTCTCGGGGGCGTGCATGCCGAGCTTGAGGGTGTCGGCGTCCTCCAGCGCGTCGTCGGCGGCGAAGGGCGAGACCGACCACCACATCATGTCCAGCTCGCGGGCCCGCTCCCGGACGTCCGCGAGGGACCACAGCGAGGCCGCGTCCACGTCGATCGGCGCCTCGCCCCCGCCCGCGGTGGCCGCCCAGGAGGCCTGGAGGAACTCCTGGCTCGTGGCCACCAGGTCGGTGGCCCGCGTGCGCACCCGCTCGGGGTCGCAGACCACGGCCATCGCGCCCTTGGGCAGCACGTCGAGCAGCAGTTCCATGTCGTCGACGAGGACCGGGGCCAGGGACTCCATGCCCTCGACCGCGATGCCCTCGGCGATCTTGCCGAGCAGTTCGCCCAGCTCGGGGTGGTCCTCGGCGAGGACGCGGGCGCGCTCGCGCACGTCGTCCGTGAGCAGCAGCTCGCGGCAGGGCGGGGCCCACAGGCCGTGCTCGGCGACCTCGAGGGAGCGCTGGTCGGCGACCTTGAAGTAGCGGATCTCCTCGACGTCGTCGCCCCAGAACTCCACGCGCAGGGGGTGTTCCTCGGTGGGCGGGAAGACGTCGAGGATGCCGCCGCGCACGGCGAACTCGCCGCGCTTCTCCACCAGCTCCACGCGCGCGTACGCGGCGGCGGCCAGAGCCTGGACGATCTCCTCCAGATCGGCGCCCTGTCCCTGGCGCAGCGCCACCGGCTCCAGGTCGCCGAGGCCCTTGACCTGCGGCTGGAGCACGGAGCGCACGGGCGCGACGACGACCGAGACCGGCCCGGTCTCGGGGTCGTCGGCGCGGGGGTGGACCAGGCGCCGCAGGACGGCCAGGCGGCGGCCGACGGTGTCGCTGCGAGGGCTGAGGCGCTCGTGCGGGAGTGTCTCCCACGAGGGGTACTCCACGACCCCCTCCGGGGGCAGCAGGGAGCGCAGGGCCGCCGCCAGGTCCTCCGCCTCGCGTCCCGTCGCCGTCACCGCCAGCACGGGGCGGCTCGTCTCGCGGGCCAGCGCGGCGACCGAGAAGGCGCGGGCGGCGGGCGGGCCGACCAGGTCGACGTGCATGCGGTTGCCGTCTGCGGCGGCCGAGATCGCTTCCGCGAGGGCGGTGTCCTTGACGACGGCGTCGAGCAGACCGTGCAGGCTCATGGAGGGGGCGCTTCCGTCCTGGGGTGTAGTCCGTGGTGTCCGGGGTGCCCGGTGCGTTCCGGCTGTTCCGGCTGTTCCGGGCTGTGCGGGCTGTTCCGGGTGGTGTCGTGGTGTCCGGGGGATCCGTCTGAAGATGTGCAACGCGAGTAACCCGGCGGGGTGAGGGCCGGGGGTCTCCAGCGTACGACGCCGGGCGGGTCGGCGCCGGAGGCTGTGGACGACGTCCGCCGCCGGGTCGTCCGGCGTGCGCGTCGCCCGCCCGGCCCCACGTCGCGTCGCCCGCCCGGCCCCACGTCGCGAAAGCGCCCGGCGCCGGAGTCCGTGAGGACTCCGGCGCCGGGCGCTCCCCCGCAACCCCCGTGTGCGGTGGTTCTCCGCGGCTACTCCGTCGCGATGGCGTTCAGGACGTTCATGCGGCCCGCGCGGAAGGCCGGGACGAGGGCCGCGAACAGGCCCACGAAGGCCGAGCCGATGAAGACGCCGATGATCGTCGGCCAGGGGATGTCGAGGACGTTCAGTCCCTCCAGGGCGAGGAGCTTCTGTGCCGTGGCGCCCCAGCCCATGCCCAGTCCCAGGCCCAGCAGGGCGCCGAAGAGGGCGATGACGACGGACTCCATGCGGATCATCCGGCGCAGCTGGCGGCGGGAGAGGCCGATCGCCCGCATGAGGCCGATCTCGCGGGTCCGTTCGACCACCGACAGGGCCAGCGTGTTCACCACGCCGAGGACGGCGACGATGATCGCGAGGGCGAGCAGGCCGTAGACCATGTTCAGCAGCTGACCGACCTGGTCCTTGAGCTCCTGCTTGTAGTCGGTCTGGTCGGCCACCTGGTACTGCGGGTAGGGGTCCAGCGACTTCTTCAGCGCCGCGTACGCCTGCTCGTCCTGGCCGTCCGCGGCCTTGGCGAACATGATCGTGTTCGGCGGGACGCTGTCGGCCGGCAGGTACTTCCGCATCGTGTCGATGCTGATGTA
This region of Streptomyces ambofaciens ATCC 23877 genomic DNA includes:
- a CDS encoding GNAT family N-acetyltransferase, with protein sequence MELKISSLAERPEMLDRVREMPDSWPAFAVEDLSGNAHYPRIAVELPEYVQFAEDEHGEVVAHGHSVPFALHREGRGTLPARGWGEVLVWAFGDLRRGDPTDTVSAISVTVAPHAQGLGLSGRMLAALRDNARARGFREVVAPVRPSAKHLEPHAPIEEYARRLRPDGLPHDPWLRVHARAGATLDSVAPASMTVSGSLEQWRSWTGLPFDTAGDVEVPGALVPVRCEPERGYAVYVEPNVWMRHPL
- a CDS encoding HNH endonuclease family protein; translated protein: MTRHSRIRTGRAAAAVLALTLVTGCEGLDGEGSSPPGGGAEAPAAGQAVSPLRNPDGTGPGLAPVTGDAQEAAARDLIDGLRTKGRGPRTGYDRDEFGYAWMDSADGVPLARNGCDTRNDLLRRDGEDLRFRSGSDCVVVAMTLDDPYTRTTIEWRKQEASEVQIDHVVPLSYSWQMGSSRWAESKREQLANDPLNLLPVEGRANSAKRDSGPASWLPPNKSVRCAYAVRFAQVAAKYALPVTAPDRQAMLRQCGG
- a CDS encoding antitoxin, which codes for MGILDKMKSMAGKDKDRSRKMSDAAEQQVNQRTGGKHAKKVDSAQQQAEGKLGFGRERGGPDQR
- the mfd gene encoding transcription-repair coupling factor; translated protein: MSLHGLLDAVVKDTALAEAISAAADGNRMHVDLVGPPAARAFSVAALARETSRPVLAVTATGREAEDLAAALRSLLPPEGVVEYPSWETLPHERLSPRSDTVGRRLAVLRRLVHPRADDPETGPVSVVVAPVRSVLQPQVKGLGDLEPVALRQGQGADLEEIVQALAAAAYARVELVEKRGEFAVRGGILDVFPPTEEHPLRVEFWGDDVEEIRYFKVADQRSLEVAEHGLWAPPCRELLLTDDVRERARVLAEDHPELGELLGKIAEGIAVEGMESLAPVLVDDMELLLDVLPKGAMAVVCDPERVRTRATDLVATSQEFLQASWAATAGGGEAPIDVDAASLWSLADVRERARELDMMWWSVSPFAADDALEDADTLKLGMHAPETYRGDTAKALADTKGWVADGWRVVYLTEGHGPAARTVEVLGGEGIAARLDNDLGTLSPSVVHVSCGSVDHGFVDRALKLAVLTETDLTGQKAAGREGARMPARRRKTIDPLTLETGDHIVHEQHGVGRYIEMVQRTVQGATREYLVVEYAPAKRGQPGDRLYIPTDQLEQITKYVGGEAPTLHRLGGADWTKTKARAKKAVKEIAADLIKLYSARMAAPGHAFGADTPWQRELEDAFPYAETPDQLTTIAEVKEDMEKTVPMDRLICGDVGYGKTEIAVRAAFKAVQDGKQVAVLVPTTLLVQQHFGTFSERYAQFPVNVKALSRFQSDTEAKATLEGLREGSVDLVIGTHRLFSSETKFKDLGLVIVDEEQRFGVEHKEQLKKLRANVDVLTMSATPIPRTLEMAVTGIREMSTITTPPEERHPVLTFVGPYEHRQIGAAIRRELLREGQVFYIHNRVESIDRAAAKLREIVPEARIATAHGQMSEQALEQVVVDFWEKKFDVLVSTTIVESGIDISNANTLIVERGDNFGLSQLHQLRGRVGRGRERGYAYFLYPPEKPLTETAHERLATIAQHTEMGAGMYVAMKDLEIRGAGNLLGGEQSGHIAGVGFDLYVRMVGEAVADYRASLEGGVEEEPPLEVKIELPVDAHVPHDYAPGERLRLQAYRSIASANSEEDVKAVREELVDRYGKLPEPVENLLLVAGLRMLARACAVGEIVLQGNNIRFAPVELRESQELRLKRLYPGSVIKAGAHQVLVPRPKTAKVGGKPLVGRELLGWVGEFLTSILGS